A genome region from Bordetella genomosp. 10 includes the following:
- a CDS encoding YgdI/YgdR family lipoprotein has protein sequence MTRKLLALALATTALGGLAACSHPTVVQTKDGQQIVAPDEPQYDKKSGTYQYEDNGRKVQINKDDVHSMEEVK, from the coding sequence ATGACCCGGAAACTTCTGGCTTTGGCCTTGGCTACGACGGCGTTGGGCGGCCTCGCGGCCTGCTCCCATCCGACCGTGGTGCAAACCAAGGACGGACAACAGATCGTCGCCCCGGATGAGCCGCAATACGACAAGAAGTCCGGCACCTACCAGTACGAAGACAACGGCAGGAAGGTGCAGATCAACAAGGACGACGTCCATTCCATGGAGGAAGTGAAGTAA